The proteins below are encoded in one region of Microbispora sp. NBC_01189:
- the rpsA gene encoding 30S ribosomal protein S1 — protein MTSSTEATSSTPQVAVNDIGSEEAFLAAIDETIKYFNDGDIVEGTVVKVDRDEVLLDIGYKTEGVIPSRELSIKHDVDPADVVEVGEHVEALVLQKEDKEGRLILSKKRAQYERAWGTIEKIKDEDGIVTGTVIEVVKGGLILDIGLRGFLPASLVEMRRVRDLQPYVGRELEAKIIELDKNRNNVVLSRRAWLEQTQSEVRQTFLNTLQKGQVRKGVVSSIVNFGAFVDLGGVDGLVHVSELSWKHIDHPSEVVEVGQEVTVEVLDVDMERERVSLSLKATQEDPWQQFARTHQIGQVVPGRVTKLVPFGAFVRVEEGIEGLVHISELAERHVEIPEQVVQVGDEIFVKIIDIDLDRRRISLSLKQANEGVGAEVEFDPTLYGMAATYDDQGNYIYPEGFDAETGEWLDGFDKQREEWERQYAEAQSRFDAHRSQIEKARQEEAAASEAAPSSYSGGGETTAQSSSGGSGSGGGGALASDEALAALREKLAGGQS, from the coding sequence ATGACGAGCAGCACTGAGGCCACCTCGAGCACCCCGCAGGTAGCGGTCAACGACATCGGTTCCGAGGAGGCCTTCCTCGCCGCGATCGACGAGACCATCAAGTACTTCAACGACGGCGACATCGTTGAAGGCACCGTCGTCAAGGTCGATCGAGACGAGGTCTTGCTCGACATTGGCTACAAGACCGAGGGCGTCATCCCGTCCCGCGAGCTTTCGATCAAGCACGACGTCGACCCTGCCGACGTCGTCGAGGTCGGAGAGCACGTCGAGGCCCTGGTCCTCCAGAAGGAGGACAAGGAAGGCCGCCTCATCCTGTCCAAGAAGCGCGCCCAGTACGAGCGCGCCTGGGGCACGATCGAGAAGATCAAGGACGAGGACGGCATCGTCACCGGCACGGTCATCGAGGTGGTCAAGGGCGGCCTGATCCTCGACATCGGCCTGCGGGGCTTCCTCCCCGCCTCCCTCGTGGAGATGCGCCGGGTCCGCGACCTGCAGCCGTACGTCGGGCGCGAGCTCGAGGCGAAGATCATAGAGCTCGACAAGAACCGCAACAACGTGGTCCTGTCGCGCCGCGCCTGGCTTGAGCAGACCCAGTCCGAGGTGCGCCAGACGTTCCTCAACACCCTCCAGAAGGGCCAGGTCCGCAAGGGCGTCGTGTCCTCGATCGTCAACTTCGGCGCGTTCGTCGACCTCGGCGGCGTCGACGGTCTGGTGCACGTGTCGGAGCTGTCCTGGAAGCACATCGACCACCCGTCCGAGGTCGTCGAGGTGGGCCAGGAGGTCACCGTCGAGGTTCTCGACGTCGACATGGAGCGCGAGCGGGTCTCGCTGTCGCTCAAGGCGACGCAGGAGGACCCCTGGCAGCAGTTCGCCCGCACGCACCAGATCGGCCAGGTCGTGCCCGGCCGGGTCACCAAGCTGGTGCCGTTCGGCGCGTTCGTCCGGGTCGAGGAGGGCATCGAGGGCCTGGTCCACATCTCCGAGCTGGCCGAGCGCCACGTGGAGATCCCGGAGCAGGTCGTGCAGGTCGGCGACGAGATCTTCGTGAAGATCATCGACATCGACCTGGACCGCCGCCGCATCTCGCTGTCCCTCAAGCAGGCCAACGAGGGCGTCGGCGCCGAGGTCGAGTTCGACCCCACGCTGTACGGCATGGCGGCGACCTACGACGACCAGGGCAACTACATCTACCCCGAGGGCTTCGACGCCGAGACCGGCGAGTGGCTTGATGGCTTCGACAAGCAGCGTGAGGAGTGGGAGCGGCAGTACGCCGAGGCCCAGTCCCGCTTCGATGCCCACCGCTCGCAGATCGAGAAGGCCCGCCAGGAGGAGGCGGCGGCCAGTGAGGCCGCTCCGTCGTCCTACAGCGGCGGCGGCGAGACCACCGCGCAGTCGTCCAGCGGCGGCAGCGGCAGCGGCGGCGGCGGCGCTCTCGCCTCCGACGAGGCCCTCGCGGCCCTGCGCGAGAAGCTGGCCGGCGGCCAGAGCTGA
- the polA gene encoding DNA polymerase I — MPKSEATPTRPCLLLLDGHSLAYRAFYALKDANLMTTDGQRTEAVYGFTSMLANILRDERPSHLAVCFDRSEPTFRHEAYEAYKANRAETPEDFRGQMQLIFELLDALRIPHLSLAGFEADDVIATLATRASAEDMSVLVVTGDRDALQLVNDKVTVLMTRRGISDMTRFTPEAVVDKYGLTPAQYPDFAALRGDPSDNLPNIPSVGEKTATKWIAEFGSLDELVRRADEVKGKAGDKLREHLGQVIHNRMLTELKRDAPVDAEVSALTMGVWDREEVNKLLDSLQIRGELRERLFKTLGTTEPEAGEGFELEVTVPEPGRVAAWLAALPAGRAGLAFQAAYGSGTGRLDGIAIAAPGGAAYLDPTRLTEEDEAALGAWLADESRPKAVHDAKGALLALWAQGHDLRGLTCDTALAAYLAMPGQRSFPLDDLVLRYIHRELRAESAPGGQTSLFEDADEGVARDLALRAQAVRDLADALEGHLSKRGGTRLVTDVELPLVRVLAEMERAGIAADREYFAGLEAEFGAAVKQATEAAHQAVGEQFNLGSPKQLQEILFGKLGLPKTKKIKTGYTTDADALAWLAQQTDNELPVILLRHRDQAKLRTTVEGLIKEISDDGRIHTTFNQIVAATGRLSSEKPNLQNIPIRTVEGRRIRRGFVVGEGYETLLTADYSQIELRIMAHMSRDESLIAAFESGHDFHKATASRVFDLPPEQVDADLRARIKAMNYGLAYGLSDFGLSGQLNIPVAEAKALKEEYFEEFGGVRDYLEAIVAQARKDGYTETILGRRRYLPDLTSDNRQRREMADRMALNAPIQGSAADIIKVAMLNVQRAIAGMRSRMLLQVHDELVFEVAPGELEELTEIVRQRMCRAYDLSVPLEVGVGVGATWEDAGH, encoded by the coding sequence GTGCCGAAGAGTGAAGCGACCCCCACCCGTCCGTGTCTGCTGCTCCTGGACGGGCATTCCCTCGCCTATCGCGCGTTCTACGCGCTGAAGGACGCCAATCTCATGACCACGGACGGTCAGCGCACCGAGGCCGTCTACGGTTTCACCTCGATGCTGGCCAACATCCTGCGTGACGAGCGGCCGAGTCACCTCGCGGTTTGCTTCGACCGCAGCGAGCCCACCTTCCGGCACGAGGCGTACGAGGCGTACAAGGCCAACCGGGCGGAGACCCCGGAGGACTTCCGCGGCCAGATGCAGCTCATCTTCGAACTGCTCGACGCGCTGCGGATCCCGCATCTGTCGCTGGCGGGCTTCGAGGCGGACGACGTGATCGCGACGCTGGCGACCCGGGCCTCCGCCGAGGACATGAGCGTGCTCGTCGTCACCGGCGACCGCGACGCGCTCCAGCTCGTGAACGACAAGGTCACGGTGCTGATGACCCGGCGCGGCATCAGCGACATGACCCGCTTCACCCCCGAGGCCGTGGTGGACAAGTACGGCCTGACCCCCGCGCAGTACCCGGACTTCGCGGCCCTGCGCGGCGACCCGAGCGACAACCTGCCGAACATCCCGAGCGTGGGGGAGAAGACCGCCACCAAGTGGATCGCGGAGTTCGGCTCGCTCGACGAGCTGGTCCGGCGGGCCGACGAGGTGAAGGGCAAGGCGGGCGACAAGCTCCGCGAGCACCTCGGCCAGGTGATCCACAACCGGATGCTGACCGAGCTGAAGCGCGACGCCCCGGTCGACGCCGAGGTGTCCGCGCTGACCATGGGCGTGTGGGACCGCGAGGAGGTCAACAAGCTCCTCGACTCGCTGCAGATCCGGGGTGAGCTGCGCGAGCGGCTGTTCAAGACCCTCGGCACCACCGAGCCCGAGGCCGGCGAGGGCTTCGAGCTGGAGGTGACCGTGCCGGAGCCGGGCCGGGTGGCGGCCTGGCTCGCCGCCCTCCCGGCCGGCCGCGCCGGGCTGGCCTTCCAGGCCGCGTACGGCAGCGGCACCGGGCGGCTCGACGGCATCGCGATCGCCGCCCCCGGCGGCGCCGCCTACCTCGACCCCACGCGCCTCACCGAGGAGGACGAGGCGGCGCTGGGCGCCTGGCTGGCGGACGAGAGCCGGCCGAAGGCCGTGCACGACGCCAAGGGCGCGCTGCTGGCGTTGTGGGCCCAGGGCCACGACCTGCGCGGCCTGACCTGCGACACCGCGCTCGCCGCCTACCTGGCCATGCCGGGGCAGCGGTCGTTCCCGCTCGACGACCTGGTGCTGCGTTACATCCACCGGGAGCTGCGGGCGGAGTCCGCCCCCGGTGGGCAGACGTCGCTGTTCGAGGACGCCGACGAGGGCGTGGCCAGAGATCTGGCCCTGCGCGCCCAGGCGGTGCGCGACCTCGCCGACGCGCTGGAGGGTCATCTGTCCAAGCGTGGCGGCACCCGCCTGGTGACCGACGTCGAGCTGCCGCTGGTGCGCGTGCTCGCCGAGATGGAGCGGGCCGGCATCGCCGCCGACCGGGAGTACTTCGCGGGGCTGGAGGCCGAGTTCGGCGCGGCGGTCAAGCAGGCGACCGAGGCCGCCCACCAGGCCGTGGGGGAGCAGTTCAACCTCGGCTCGCCCAAGCAGTTGCAGGAGATCCTGTTCGGCAAGCTCGGCCTGCCGAAGACGAAGAAGATCAAGACCGGCTACACGACCGACGCCGACGCGCTCGCGTGGCTGGCCCAGCAGACCGACAACGAGCTTCCGGTGATCCTGCTGCGCCACCGCGACCAGGCCAAGCTGCGCACCACGGTCGAGGGCCTGATCAAGGAGATCTCCGACGACGGGCGGATCCACACCACGTTCAACCAGATCGTGGCGGCCACCGGGCGGCTGTCGAGCGAGAAGCCGAACCTGCAGAACATCCCGATCCGCACCGTCGAGGGCCGCCGCATCCGCAGGGGCTTCGTGGTGGGGGAGGGCTACGAGACGCTGCTGACCGCCGACTACAGCCAGATCGAGCTGCGGATCATGGCCCACATGTCGCGGGACGAGTCGCTGATCGCGGCGTTCGAGTCCGGGCACGACTTCCACAAGGCGACCGCGTCGCGGGTCTTCGACCTGCCGCCCGAGCAGGTGGACGCCGACCTGAGGGCCCGGATCAAGGCGATGAACTACGGCCTCGCCTACGGGCTGTCCGACTTCGGGCTCTCGGGGCAGCTCAACATCCCGGTGGCGGAGGCGAAGGCGCTCAAGGAGGAGTACTTCGAGGAGTTCGGCGGCGTCCGCGACTACCTGGAGGCGATCGTCGCGCAGGCCCGCAAGGACGGCTACACCGAGACCATCCTCGGCCGCCGCCGCTACCTGCCCGATCTCACCAGCGACAACCGGCAGCGCCGGGAGATGGCCGATCGGATGGCCCTCAACGCGCCGATCCAGGGCTCGGCCGCCGACATCATCAAGGTCGCCATGCTCAACGTGCAGCGGGCGATCGCGGGCATGCGCTCCCGCATGCTGCTCCAGGTCCACGACGAGCTGGTGTTCGAGGTCGCGCCGGGCGAGCTGGAGGAGCTCACCGAGATCGTGCGGCAGCGGATGTGCCGGGCCTACGACCTGAGCGTGCCGCTGGAGGTCGGCGTCGGCGTCGGCGCCACCTGGGAGGACGCCGGCCACTGA
- a CDS encoding GNAT family N-acetyltransferase — protein sequence MVEITRAVPGDAGEILTLQRAAYVIEAQLYGDPFIAPLVESLDQVRTVIETALVLKATDGGRVVGAVRGRLSGTTCLVGRLVVAPDRQGQGIGTALLAAIHEAVPEAAAFDLFTGHLSEGNLRLYRRLGYRETQRERVQDHLMLVHLRREPQPAR from the coding sequence GTGGTGGAGATCACGAGGGCCGTGCCCGGGGACGCCGGGGAGATCCTCACCCTGCAGCGGGCCGCGTACGTGATCGAGGCGCAGCTTTACGGCGACCCGTTCATCGCGCCGCTCGTGGAGTCGCTCGACCAGGTGCGTACGGTGATCGAGACGGCGCTCGTGCTCAAGGCGACGGACGGCGGGCGGGTGGTCGGCGCGGTCCGGGGCCGGCTGTCCGGCACGACGTGCCTGGTGGGCCGTCTCGTCGTCGCACCCGACCGGCAGGGGCAGGGGATCGGCACCGCGTTGCTGGCCGCGATCCACGAGGCCGTGCCCGAGGCGGCGGCCTTCGACCTGTTCACGGGGCATCTGTCGGAGGGGAACCTGCGGCTCTACCGGCGTCTCGGCTACCGCGAGACCCAGCGGGAACGGGTGCAGGACCACCTGATGCTGGTCCACCTGCGCCGGGAGCCCCAGCCTGCCCGATAG
- a CDS encoding polysaccharide deacetylase family protein: MTAAATILAATVVVVVVGLVVLVLLTRSQGGGFQGDGRSKVQPQPSASSAQPSAPPVRATAESAKKVKANEAGLIPVIMYHRILPKRIASIDRTPDQLRKELERLARSDYVPITAAELVAGKIDIPAGTHPVVLTFDDGHPSHFATDRNGMPKNDTAVGVIYEVAAKYPNFRPTATFWVNRDPFGLRDRAQQKKAVKWLLDHGFEVANHTYSHPDLHRLSNKGVSEQIVRQERLLKKMGVPSSTTFALPYGSRPRKLSRAHDGKWDGTGYHFDAVFLAGAEPTVSPFAKSFPRYAIPRIQSNGKHGDCRRWCTTYWLEWLSEHPKERYTSDGDPDRVSVPRKLRATLSPGRATSVITY; this comes from the coding sequence ATGACCGCCGCCGCCACCATCCTCGCCGCCACCGTCGTCGTCGTCGTGGTCGGCCTCGTCGTGCTCGTACTGCTGACCCGGTCACAGGGAGGCGGCTTCCAGGGGGACGGCCGGTCGAAGGTCCAGCCCCAGCCGTCCGCCTCGTCGGCGCAGCCCAGCGCGCCCCCGGTGCGCGCCACCGCCGAGTCGGCGAAGAAGGTCAAGGCGAACGAGGCCGGGCTGATTCCCGTGATCATGTATCACCGCATCCTGCCCAAGCGGATCGCCTCGATCGACCGGACCCCCGACCAGCTGCGCAAGGAGCTGGAGCGCCTGGCCAGGAGCGACTACGTGCCGATCACCGCGGCCGAACTGGTCGCCGGGAAGATCGACATTCCCGCCGGGACCCATCCCGTCGTCCTGACCTTCGACGACGGACATCCCAGTCACTTCGCGACGGACCGGAACGGCATGCCGAAGAACGACACGGCCGTCGGGGTCATCTACGAGGTCGCCGCGAAGTATCCGAACTTCCGGCCCACGGCGACCTTCTGGGTCAACCGTGACCCGTTCGGCCTGCGCGACCGGGCGCAGCAGAAGAAGGCCGTGAAGTGGCTGCTCGACCACGGCTTCGAGGTGGCCAACCACACCTACTCCCATCCGGATCTCCACCGGCTGTCGAACAAGGGGGTGAGCGAGCAGATCGTCCGGCAGGAGCGGCTGCTGAAGAAGATGGGCGTGCCGTCCTCCACCACCTTCGCCCTGCCGTACGGCTCGCGCCCGAGGAAGCTGAGCCGGGCGCACGACGGGAAGTGGGACGGCACGGGGTACCACTTCGACGCCGTCTTCCTGGCCGGAGCGGAGCCCACGGTTTCGCCGTTCGCGAAAAGCTTCCCGCGTTACGCGATCCCGCGGATCCAGTCCAACGGAAAACACGGGGACTGCCGGCGGTGGTGCACGACCTACTGGCTGGAGTGGCTCAGCGAACACCCAAAGGAGCGTTACACCTCGGACGGCGATCCGGACCGGGTGTCCGTGCCGCGCAAACTCCGGGCAACGCTCTCGCCGGGCCGGGCCACGTCGGTGATCACGTACTAG
- the coaE gene encoding dephospho-CoA kinase, giving the protein MLKVGLTGGIGSGKSEVSRRLAARGAVVVDADKIAREVVEPGTPGLAQIVAAFGEGVLRPDGALDRERLGSIVFADTEKLRVLNGIVHPKVGERSEQLQREAPDDAVVVYDVPLLAENNLAPLYDVVIVVDTPDDVRLERLLRSRGMPEADARARIAAQASREDRLRIADIVIANEGSLDQLEAQVDKVWQDLSTRASSQR; this is encoded by the coding sequence GTGCTGAAGGTCGGGCTCACGGGCGGCATAGGTTCGGGCAAGAGCGAGGTGTCGCGCCGGCTCGCCGCCCGCGGCGCCGTCGTCGTCGACGCGGACAAGATCGCCAGAGAGGTCGTGGAACCCGGCACCCCCGGGCTCGCGCAGATCGTCGCGGCGTTCGGCGAGGGCGTGCTCCGCCCCGACGGAGCCCTCGACCGGGAACGGCTCGGCTCGATCGTCTTCGCCGACACCGAGAAGTTGCGGGTCCTCAACGGGATCGTCCACCCCAAGGTGGGCGAGCGCAGTGAGCAACTGCAGCGGGAGGCCCCGGACGACGCGGTCGTCGTCTACGACGTGCCACTGCTGGCCGAGAACAACCTGGCCCCCCTGTACGACGTGGTGATCGTCGTGGACACGCCGGACGACGTCCGGCTGGAGCGGCTGCTGCGGTCGCGCGGCATGCCGGAGGCGGACGCCCGCGCCCGGATCGCGGCCCAGGCCTCCCGCGAGGACCGCCTCAGGATCGCCGACATCGTGATCGCCAACGAGGGCTCCCTGGACCAGCTGGAGGCCCAGGTCGACAAGGTCTGGCAGGACCTGAGCACCCGCGCCTCCTCCCAGCGCTGA
- a CDS encoding TetR-like C-terminal domain-containing protein translates to MPRASLSPDAVVGIALRIVDEEGPDALTLSAVAGRAGVATPSLYKHVRGLAEVRGQICGRVLAELTEIAAEAVLGRSGDDALRALMDGWRSYAARHPHRYAVLIQAPLPETAEAGERLVGVMLAALRAYGLEGSAAIHAVRCLRAVTHGFAVLEAEGAFRLAEDLDESYALLAHMVVSGLRTARETSAAKITPGR, encoded by the coding sequence GTGCCTAGAGCGTCTCTGTCTCCGGACGCCGTCGTCGGCATCGCGCTGCGGATCGTGGACGAGGAGGGCCCGGACGCGCTCACCCTGTCCGCGGTCGCCGGGCGGGCGGGGGTCGCCACCCCCTCGCTCTACAAGCACGTACGCGGCCTGGCCGAGGTGCGTGGCCAGATCTGCGGGCGGGTGCTGGCGGAGCTGACCGAGATCGCGGCGGAGGCGGTGCTCGGCCGGTCGGGCGACGACGCGCTGCGCGCCCTGATGGACGGCTGGCGGTCGTACGCCGCCCGGCACCCGCACCGCTATGCGGTCCTGATCCAGGCGCCGCTGCCGGAGACGGCCGAGGCGGGGGAACGGCTCGTCGGCGTGATGCTCGCGGCGCTGCGGGCGTACGGGCTGGAGGGGTCGGCGGCGATCCACGCGGTCCGCTGCCTGCGCGCCGTGACGCACGGTTTCGCCGTCCTTGAGGCGGAGGGCGCGTTCCGTCTCGCCGAGGATCTGGACGAGAGCTACGCCCTGCTGGCCCACATGGTCGTCTCCGGGCTCCGCACCGCCCGCGAAACGAGCGCCGCCAAGATCACGCCCGGGCGCTGA
- a CDS encoding alpha/beta hydrolase, with protein sequence MNMSLEDGVTESGVTQFLKIGDGEIAYDVIGEGPLVVMVPGMGDSRRAYRFLAPALAAAGYRVAAMDLRGHGESSLGWDSYTRTDTANDIVALIEHLGGPAVVVGHSFAGGAATIAAARRPELVGALVEIAPFTRPQQPDLGGLLRNGHYRRGMTLLMGVAILRSTGLWKSYLGHAYPGVKPADWAGYLTALDGDLSRPGRMAVVGAMGASAPKDAGAHLGRVRCAALVVMGTRDPDWADPRAEADGVVAGLPAGLGKVAMIDGAGHYPHAQHPGEVAAAVLAFLKEEARA encoded by the coding sequence ATGAACATGAGCCTGGAGGACGGCGTGACCGAGAGTGGCGTGACACAGTTCCTGAAGATCGGCGACGGTGAGATCGCGTACGACGTGATCGGGGAGGGCCCGCTGGTCGTGATGGTCCCCGGCATGGGGGACAGCAGGCGCGCCTACCGCTTCCTCGCGCCCGCGCTGGCCGCCGCCGGCTACCGCGTGGCGGCCATGGACCTGCGCGGGCACGGCGAGTCGAGCCTCGGCTGGGACTCCTACACGCGCACCGACACCGCGAACGACATCGTCGCCCTGATCGAGCACCTGGGCGGTCCCGCCGTGGTCGTGGGGCACTCGTTCGCCGGAGGGGCGGCCACCATCGCGGCGGCGCGGCGGCCCGAGCTGGTCGGCGCGCTCGTGGAGATCGCCCCGTTCACCCGGCCGCAGCAGCCCGACCTGGGCGGGTTGCTGCGCAACGGCCACTACCGCAGGGGCATGACGCTGCTGATGGGGGTGGCGATCCTCCGCAGCACCGGCCTGTGGAAGAGCTACCTCGGCCACGCCTACCCCGGCGTGAAGCCCGCCGACTGGGCGGGATACCTGACCGCTCTCGACGGCGACCTGAGCAGGCCGGGCCGCATGGCCGTGGTCGGCGCGATGGGGGCGTCCGCCCCGAAGGACGCCGGCGCGCACCTCGGCCGCGTCCGCTGCGCCGCCCTGGTCGTCATGGGAACCCGTGACCCCGACTGGGCCGACCCCCGAGCCGAGGCGGACGGCGTGGTCGCCGGCCTGCCGGCCGGGCTCGGGAAGGTGGCGATGATCGACGGCGCCGGGCACTACCCGCACGCGCAGCACCCCGGCGAGGTCGCCGCCGCCGTGCTGGCGTTCCTCAAGGAGGAGGCTCGTGCCTAG
- a CDS encoding DUF2127 domain-containing protein — MDWSLRACGRHGHVTYAPDEDALRARLRAETPLGEAWRCLRCGDFTLGPPRGAGPAGDAPVVLRGRALRDAAVLRTIAVFRWAKAVLVLGGAYGVWRFRAHHDAVRRAFDENLPLVEPLAHRLGWNLDQSGVVHTLRTVLAARTSTLAGIVLALLALAALMLVEGAGLWLLRRWGEYFSVVVTSAFIPVESYEIAEKVSPFRIVLLLVNIAAVLYIALSKRLFGLRGGRTAYEAERHEASLLEVEEAGLTRAGRAHRPARS, encoded by the coding sequence GTGGACTGGAGCCTGCGTGCCTGCGGACGGCACGGACATGTCACCTACGCGCCGGACGAGGACGCGCTGCGGGCCCGGCTACGCGCCGAGACCCCGCTCGGAGAGGCGTGGCGCTGCCTGCGCTGCGGCGACTTCACCCTGGGCCCGCCGCGCGGCGCGGGACCGGCCGGGGACGCGCCGGTCGTGCTGCGCGGCCGGGCGCTGCGGGACGCCGCCGTGCTGCGGACGATCGCCGTCTTCCGCTGGGCCAAGGCGGTGCTCGTGCTGGGCGGCGCGTACGGCGTCTGGCGGTTCCGCGCGCATCACGACGCGGTGCGGCGGGCGTTCGACGAGAACCTCCCGCTGGTCGAACCGCTGGCCCACCGGCTCGGGTGGAACCTCGACCAGTCAGGCGTGGTGCACACCCTGCGGACCGTGCTGGCCGCGCGCACGAGCACCCTGGCCGGGATCGTCCTCGCCCTGCTCGCCCTCGCGGCGCTGATGCTCGTCGAGGGCGCGGGCCTGTGGCTGCTGAGGCGCTGGGGAGAGTACTTCTCGGTGGTCGTGACCTCGGCGTTCATCCCGGTGGAGAGCTACGAGATCGCCGAGAAGGTCAGTCCGTTCCGGATCGTGCTCCTGCTGGTCAACATCGCGGCCGTCCTGTACATCGCCCTGAGCAAACGCCTGTTCGGCCTGCGCGGCGGGCGGACGGCGTACGAGGCGGAGCGGCACGAGGCGAGCCTGCTGGAGGTCGAGGAGGCCGGTCTGACCAGGGCCGGACGGGCCCACAGGCCCGCCCGCTCATGA